AACACTTGACCTACTCAACTGCCAATACAATACAAGTATTATACAACTATACTCTCTAATCAATACTACTTTCAATGCAATACGAGTATTTTACAACTATATTCTCTAAATCATTACTACTTTCACGATACTTTATAAGGCCATTTAAGCAAAAGTCCACATCTCTATTTAATTATTACACTTTTCTTAAACTGTGTAAAACGGTCAAACAGATCATCTAATATGGGACGAGGGAGGGAATATACAACAAACTGAAACTAGTCATTCCgaatcatatcatatattatacaaaatatatcagaatgaaatcaatcaacaatgttcaaatataaatataaatagacaggaaaaaaaacctaaagagaaaaataacataCATGCACCCCAAAACAACCCTTCCAACTTAACAGATCTCACTGCTTCTTCAAGCTTTTTCATGTCGGTTTCATCATCCCATGGCTTCACATCCAACAAAACAGATGATTTTCCACCTGAGATTGTCAACAGAAAACCAATACCATAAATTGATATCCGACCAGATTTCAAATGATTGACTACATGATACGACAGAAACTTACTCTCTTTCTTTTTGCCAGATGCTTTCACGGCGGCTGCCCGTTCCTCGGCTGCCTTCTTCTCTTCCTCAGTCTCTTCACCAAACAAATCAacatcgtcatcatcatcatcctcgGCTTCGGTGGCCTAATCAACATTATACAATTTTACAATCAGTCATAAATCAACCAACAACTAGATTTAAAACTCTCTTAAGACAAAAACATAACATCAACGACAACTGATCAAGTCTCATTCGTTTATAAAATACTTGCCTTTGTGTCGGCAGCTGGAGGAGTGGCAACAGCCTCTTCAGCAACAAGAGAAGATTCAACGGTGACACCAGATCCCTCACCAGAAACACCGCTAACAAAGACACAAAATTCACTTAAAATTAGAaagatataaacaaaaatgaatgcATAAAGAATACACATAATTTGAATTACTAAATCATCATAAAACACCAaacatattataatttttcaatatataataataattgactTACGAAATTCTCAACAAAGCATCAATGTGCTTGTACCACCTAGCCACATTAACAAATTCAACTGATGGAACAGATGGCAAAGCTGAATAGACAGTGATATCATCCTTTGAAGCTTGGTAACTGGAAATCAAATCAAAAAACAATTtcataagaaacaaaaataaaataaaataaaaaataaaaaaaataaaaaattgtaaaaagtaACATAACATACCCAGTGATGTAACTGCGTGTAAGAAGGTACTCATTGAGCTTCTTCAAACCAGATTCAGATTTAAGGTTATAGAATGTGACTGCCATTTTTGTTTATTGAACTTCTACAAAACaatcataacaataacaataacaattactTACAATACTAATAACCCAACAACATGAATaaccaaaaaattcaattttttcaacaTTCAAATAAAACCCTACACATGCACTTAAAACTAAAAGACAATACTTACACGTTAACAGAACACAGTAcacaaaaaaaacaacaaagaaagtgagtaagaagaagaataagagaCCTTGTTAGGAAAGACAATGAGATGGAGTTGCAGCGGCAGAGACGAGAAACAGAAAATAGGGTTCGAAAGTTGAGATTTTTTAGAGAGACGTATTAATTAATTGCTTCTTTTTTGGTTAATGggctttggtttttttttttagttttactttTTGCACCCCCTACAAATCCCTACACACCCCTGAAATTACCAAACTAACCCCTCACCTTTTAGGAAGTGGACTCCATTCGCACTCTGTTTGGTTTGAATTAGatgagttgagatcctctccatttcttatgttttccatttcttccattaccaaagtttttaaatattttggggtgtataaatgacatttggacccacttgatgtcacatttttgcatttatattcccaaaactatataataatggaggaaatggaaagaattggaaatggagaggatcctaactcgaATTAgatggaggggaggtgagggaatatttttaataaagggtaattttggtagaaactctcaaatttttaatattatattattttttttgtaaacccTAAGGatctacaaaaaaataaaattatttgagatatttgagagtttctaaaaaaaaaatatttgagagtttaaaaaaaagagtatatataatatttaagagagtttctacaaaaaaaaaattgagataaggtttctaccaaaattattctttattaaaaatattatctcACCTCCCCTCTATCTACTTTGAACCAAACCGACCCTAAGGGCCCGTTTGCCCTAGCTTTTTTTAGGTGTAAAAGCTCTTTTAATcataaagctagaaataataactttttaactaaagttaaaattgtttggtaaatcttgattttttttgtaaaaaaaaaattaaaagttgttataatattaatagggttaaaagatatattttataatatattattatatttttatttttttggtttataaccctctggttcctaggggaaaagagccctagtagtccagagttcggccgcgaggtaagtaaagtctggccaagaaattgttccacccaggaatcgaacccgggttctcccgaaattcgtcctttttggtgaagctaattaaccacttgagcctagaaactgtttttttttttactatagcttttagaaattgttgtttggcctagcttcttacttttaagtaaatagaagaggaaaaaaaagctaggtcaaacggaccctaagtagcgagtgacaatattttttactcaaacCCAATGTCTGCGCCCCCTTATAAAAATTTACCCACTGTCCAATACCATATTTTAATTGGTCACTTGAGGGGTTATGACAGTATCGATCAATCACAGACACACaccatataattatataaattgatttttttttttttaatcactcgCTCGTACAGTGTAACATTGGAAATATTTTCTTTGAGGTGAATGCTAATGTGTGCTGATTACGTTGCTGACTTTTCttgcaatattttttattctacaTCTCCTTTGTTATGTTACTTGACACTGATAGATGTACAAATACTTATGTTAGTCAATTGATTTCCGTTTAAAATTGTGTTAAAACTGTGTTGAGTTGCGAGGGGAAGAGGAGTCTAATGATCATCACATTAGGTTATAAGTGGTTTGAACACCACATCATCACCCAAAACTTTAAGACAATAGCTACACATAC
This genomic interval from Trifolium pratense cultivar HEN17-A07 linkage group LG6, ARS_RC_1.1, whole genome shotgun sequence contains the following:
- the LOC123889379 gene encoding elongation factor 1-delta-like, translating into MAVTFYNLKSESGLKKLNEYLLTRSYITGYQASKDDITVYSALPSVPSVEFVNVARWYKHIDALLRISGVSGEGSGVTVESSLVAEEAVATPPAADTKATEAEDDDDDDVDLFGEETEEEKKAAEERAAAVKASGKKKESGKSSVLLDVKPWDDETDMKKLEEAVRSVKLEGLFWGASKLVPVGYGIKKLQIMLTIVDDLVSVDNMVEDYLTVEPINEYVQSCDIVAFNKI